The following nucleotide sequence is from Halictus rubicundus isolate RS-2024b chromosome 7, iyHalRubi1_principal, whole genome shotgun sequence.
gtgggatgcagaggcaattcatagtatactaggtcaaaagtaccagcttctacacaaacaagtagacaacaaaacctttccaaaaattgggaacaattggaactgcaaaaagactccatttcaaacagtatcctcggtagatactcttgattttccggaaatgacagaagtagatttaaaaattcttttcacggaatcttaccaattttcacaagcaatttcatatcaggcagaaatcatggacgaacacaataatataattattaatttattgcctaatccaagaaaataatatcattaaattcgaagtaaaatcggagtgatataaataaaagttagttaaaaatgttacctcaatatttttaaaacattaaaaaaatattgttaaaatcacatgaataaaccatataagaaattgaaaaaataaagatgacgtatggaaaaaaaacattCCCAccaacgggattcgaacaccagcgtatccgctccgtagtccgacgccctaaccgctgtgctaaccggcgatgttgtaaacgttacgaacattctggtatataccgcacaaaatacaatccattttttctcttaaaacatttcttaggtcaaacacttacttgtttcaatgtaataatgtttaaaatgacttaatatatacctgcgataaaaccaacaagtgtaactttcctcctaatagcagaaacggcgaaaaaattcggtttttctagtctggacaaaaagtgcccacaagaaaaaatctaaaaaaaattgaggacattgcctgttatggtactttatcggggcactaaacagcaaaatagcatgttttcatatttttgagaaatgtacattttttcgatttttttgaggtttttaattttttgcgaccacagtttgcaagaaaaaaatctgaaaaaattctcaaaaatctgtcttaggatccaaaatatgccacatttttttcagaattttaggaagcatcagagtgtgggaaatgcgcggaaaagcgcggaatctaatttaccctgtaactaccctcacgggcaagatagggggttgaaattttgctcagaggggtttttctgggtcagcttccgaatggttcattaatcattgaaaaacctctaagggcagttttgaccatcttaatcggctaggccctttacgcGCTATTGTTTCGAGTGCAGATTTACAAGTAACGGTAACAGCAGgtgatttaaattttaaaaaatcacagatTACGTTACGCTTTCTTGAACCACACATTCTTGAGGTGTCTACGTATTGTATGCAAGCATGCTGGGGATCCGCCATTTTTCAAACTACAGTCGATTGAATTTCAATGTTGGCTATGTGTTGTTCACCTAACCGATTCCCCATACCATTTCATTACACAGTAGAGAGTACAACTTTTGATCAGTATAGAGGGCAacattttattgcaatttttattataattaattcCGTAACATTCTTGATAAATCATTCATGTAATAAAGTTTTATGAATTCACAAGATTTATACATAGAAGCCGGTCAATGGTACAAACAGTCAAGAAAAAATTCTACATTAATAAACAATTGTAAATGGAAAGTTATTATCAAAGTGTCTCGGTACCAGAAACACGCGGGACTGAAACTGACAGTAAAATGTTGCCTTGGAAAAATGGCACCATTGaatttacttcgatttttctgaaTGCTTGAACGAAGAAATACATTCGGCCACTTTCCCCGAATGCAGTTCGACAATTTCATTAACTGTAGAATAAAAAACCGGTCGTTTCACCTTGATGGCTTTACTGTCAAAGTGTCCCGAACCCGAATATTGTGTCAGCCCATAACCATAAGATATGTGGGTCGTGAGTGTCCATGAAACTGGAGCAACACCGTAAACCGAATTCAGGGTGTACCAGATGGAACCGGGTAGGGAAAATGAAGaggataagaagaagaagaagaatactCGGACAGGTTGATACTTGGAGAGGAACTCGTGAAGCTCGAAGCTGTCCGGTTCTTGCGGCGAGTTTCACTGATTTTCACGGTCGCTTCGCTTTTTGCTCAGAGACCGAGGAAAGCCCCGTGGTTCGCTATTATTCCGAGACCATAATTAATGAAACATGCGTGCAAGAACGGCGCCGATCGCGGTCGGCGCACTGAAAATCGGTCCTATCTCCATAACGTTAATTATAGTTGATCGAGAGTCCAAACAAAGTCATATCTGAGAGTTTTTTTCTGTTAAAAACcgttttgtttaaacaaatgcatATAAATGTTACGAATACGTAACTGTTTGATGGAAAAACAAAATTACAATGTAAAGATAGTTGTCAGCGATGTGTACGGATGCGCAAGACTATGGAACAATAGCGCTGTAACATTGCGAAGAAAGTTCCGTTAATGACAACGTCGATTACTTTTCCAAGCATCAGCTGACAACACGACGAAAACAGTCATGTTCCTCAGGTGTGAAACTTCCAATGATCAATCATGTTTGCTAGAACAATCGGGAATCGTCTGGACACTCTAAACGTCATTGTATTGTTGATTCCATTTTATCTGCTGCTGGGAACGTTAGTTATCACGAACTTGCTGTACTAGGACTTCTATGATCTTATTTCAGAAACTCACTTAAAAGAGAGCTTGCTGAAATGTACTCAAAAATGAATATACTTTGACTTCCTTAAAATGAATTTACTTAGACTTACTTAAACATGAATATACTTTGACTTCCTTAAAATGAATTTACTTAGACTtacttaaaaatgaatatacttTGACTTCCTTAAAATGAATTTACTTAGACTtacttaaaaatgaatatacttTGACTTCCTTAAAATGAATTTACTTAGACTTACTTAAAAATGAACTTGCTTAGACTGACTGAAAGATGAACTCACTTACAAATGAACTTACTTGGACTTGCTTAAAGACGAACTTACTTAGAAGTACTTAAAGAAGAACTTACTGAAACGCGTGCAAAGAGGACCTTACTAAATTCATGTAAGTCAACGGAGTTGCTAAATCTTCCTTAAAACTGAACCTACTTAAaccttctttaaaaattacTTAGTACACTTGCTCATAAAAAGACTGACCGAAACGAACTTCAAAAAAAGGCACACAAAAAGAAGCATACCCAAACCTTTCTAAACGACTTCCTAAGTAACTTACCTTTGAAAtacaacaaaaaaagaaagtgAAATGACCGTTCATAGCATCATAAACATACCATGACTCACTTCCTGTCGATCGCTCTTCCTTATCGACGCAGCAGAATTCGGTTGCGCCATGCATTGTAGCAAACTGTCTCGAAAAAGCAAAACCGCCGTTTCTACGATAACAAAACTTCGCTGGAGAAGAAAATTGTAGGGATCTTTAAAATCATCGACGGCAATTTGCGGACGGTTCTTGCTTGGTCCGACGATTTCACCTTGGTTCGCCCGTCGGACCGATTCGATTTCCGGTTTCTACGGGTCCGCGAAAAAAAAGTCCGGACGCCGGCGGCGACGAAGTTATTTCCATGGGGGAAAAAAGAGGCTCGTGCATGTATAAACACGCGGCATTTGAGGAGCTTAAATAGGACAAGCTACACGGCAGCAGGAGGTGACTTTCTATCCGTCAACGTGGATTTTTTCGACTCGTGTAACTGTTCGCGGTTTGTCCTTCCGCCTACGCAACCGTCGCTGCACGAAATCTGCTCGTTGCaacattttctatttaattAACGCGCTTAGAATGCTGCGGTTTCCATTTCCGAGCACTAAAAATGCCCAATGacgcggatttttatgccaaataaaaattgtctatattagttgcaagaaacaggagctacatagataTTTCTCTTCTTAGTTATTTTAATGAGTTGGAAATGGTACACCATAgtgtttttaaatgtattaattaattatgtaaattcttcaaatgtataaaatccacggtctaccGTAATGTTTTGAAACAGTTGTTAAAGTTCGAACAACTTTGCTATGATTCCTTGTGAATGCGCATAACTGTAATTGAAAAGGTGCAACTTGTAGTTTATGGTTGTACTATCGAGCGAATGTGCTTGAGCAATAAGTAAACAGAGATACTGAATGTAGCCAAACATATTTGTGTCACGACAGATGCATTAAATCAGTAATAATTTCTATGGCAAGTAGCTTACAATTAGTCGTCTATCTTCAAACGACACTAACAATTGTTAACACTTCACACTTTGCACGTCGTGGAATTTTCACGAATGGGCACAGTTTTGGTTTGGCTTTTGTCGCAACATAAATAGAAATTTGCACTTAATAAGTGATCATTAACATATGATAATGCTGTTTGCAACATAATTCACAGTGAAAACGGTTCCTACTTTGTAATACTGAGTCACGGTAGGATACAAAAAATCGCGAACACGTTTGTTACCATCTTTACCATTCGAAGCCTACTTTCGAGAGATTTATTCATTGAACAGagtattttattaattaagcCGTGAACAGCGCGATGATTCGAGCCATTTAGTAAAATTAACAACATCCTTAATAGCTAACTCGTGATCTTAGATCTTGAATCtgagaatatttatattaaatcgTGCTTCACACGCAAATTATAACGATTATGGTCGCTAATGAGACAATTTGCTTATCGTTTCTGAACAACTCTCAACCCGAGACTATTTATCGATCAGGTTTCAAAACTAATTTGCATCGTGAAATACTCGGGCATACTAATTGTTATTAGGATTCTTAAtatcttattatttttttatattattattaagattGATTAGGATTTTTATGTACAATTTACTCCTGACAGAATTTACCCATTTCATTGTAATACATTTAATTACATATTAATTCAATTTTACTCATACATTGCAGCTCCAAATATTGTccattatacaataaaagaaaatgaaataaaatttcgattGTTTGACAGCAAAAGTTTCTACACCCCTTAAAGGGTTAATTTACATTATAAAGTAACTTACACAATGATAAAGAAGCGCAGAAATTCATTCCAGAGCAGTAGCATGCTGGACAGACAATGGGAAGCCATTATGGTGCCGTACAATTTACCAGGAGCATAACCGGAACGATCTTCCGGATCGTTGAATATCGACTGATCATCGGAGTACAAACCACTGATAGTCCCGTCGGCATAGTGTTCACAGGTGTTGCACGCGTGCGTGTGACCGTGACCGATCGGCAGCCATAACCTTCAGAGGATCGAAGGAATTGCGGACGGGAGGTCTAATCGAGGTCGCAGATCGAGGTCGACTTTTAGACCAGCGTGACGCCTAATCGTGGTGTCTGAGGATGATGCAGGTACCGTTTTCCTCTCATAATGGCCAAATCCTGGAGAACGGGCCAAGAAGCAGAAAACCGTACACGGGTGTCCTGAACATACTGCAGGTAGGTCAATTTTAATTATATGTGGCCTAATTGCATAATTTTATAACTGTGTTGGGGCCTCTGTTTTAATTTGTCGTCCTCTGTTTGTGGCAATATTCAATTTCGGATGGAGCGCAGACTTTTCAACGCTTCGGAATTTTTTGTCCTTCAAGTATGGAAGTTAGGGGAATATTTTTGGCAAGAAAACATTCTGCAAACTCTCCCGAACACGGTGGTATATAGTATACAGCCAAGAAAAAAACGTATTACTGCATTCTTTCGCCAACTACAGCCAAGGTAAATATTCCGAATCGATTAGTACACGCTGGAATAGTAAAGACGATATTGGAAGTGAAAACTGGTGGTTTGCACACGTTCCTTTCCGCAACCGTTGAGATTGCAACGTGGTTTCGTAGATAATTGCGCGGATAATACGTCCGGCTTCCTCTTCGCAGCCGAATTGTTGCGCAACCGTAGGAAAGCAATAACCGGGCCGAAGTATCCGACGATATTTGCAATTAAGTAGATTGCGTGTAACTACTGCTAGGTAATAGATTAATTGGAACGCACCGAACGCGAGAGGATGGCTGCTCGAAACTCGATGTGCCAGTTGTCGAAATCGTATGATGAAGAACGCGGTCCTGACGGTACTCTGTTACTCATGGCTGAACCTGTTCACGGAAGTGCGTTCGAACGCCAGGTAAACCTAATCGATCCGCCATCTGGATCTTGCACAAATGTTCGCACAGTCATCCACCATTTCCGCgttactattaaaaaaaaaagaaacaaatcaaTCGTTTACTCGATAAACATAATTTCATCAGCACCAAGGCATAAAACGGCATTTGATCTTTATGGTAACGCAAacattaaatttgtattataactatgttttttttttttatttttatttacgttAATTTTAACATTCTTACATGGTGGATGATTTTCCTGGCGGAAGATTTTCCCATTCAAATTACTATGCAGCAAATTTTTGATCtcacatttttttaaatcaacGTTAACAATCTTGCGCTTCAATTTAATCATTATCTTCCCAAGCATCTCGTTTTTGATTTTTGACGGACATTTCCTACTTCTTGCAATCTAACGAACGTATTTAATTTATAACTTTCATTCCTTTCACAGCTCCCTGTCCGATGACTCGAAGGATTCGACGATAAAGACCGGTATAGTCTTGCCGGAGCATTACGTGAAAGGTTAGTGTATTCCACTCTCCGCGGAACTTTTCCATTCCTAGAATTCGCTAGAAGAAAAATTCGCATTTTCCATTGCACACGCGTCGAGTATAATGATTATTCGCGACGGAATGTACATACGAGACGTTTCCAGGCACGCGATATACGTCGCGAGATTAAACTTTCGATCCGGGGCAGAGATAACTGGCAAGATTAGGTCCCCGTGGATTAACAATCGGTTCTTTTTATTTGTTGCTCCCTGTGGCATTGCAGAAACTGATAATTATACTGCGCGTTTGATGCGCCGCcggtgtaaaaaaaaaacatgttgGTTGGACTGTGGTTGGTGAAAGCATAATGTCGCAGAAAGCGTAGCTTGTTCTACAATTTGTTTACTATTCACTTGTAAAACGAATAAATAATACGATCTTGGTTACTTAGCGAATAAACATATTCGATCTTACTTAAACAAACGGATTGATACAGTAACAGCAAAAGTAACTCGTGTCTGAAATTATTACAGTTTATTTATAAAGCAAATAAATAATTCGATCTCTGTGCAAATGAAGGGATTGAAGACATAGATAGTTTCTATAGACATAGAAGTTAAGGAATTCCACTCTTAATTGATTAACCAAATAATTCTTcagtaataaataatattagagTGTAAATGATAAAACCTGTACAGTATTCCAAATTAgcttcgtttaaaaaaaaaggtcCAAAAAATTGGTACTGTTCaccaagaaaaagaaaattaattctgattgaaTGGAccaaacaattttgcaattgaGCTACATTTACTACATTCTCCGAAAAGAACTAGCCTACAGAATCCAATCACTGGGATCGAGCAGCAACAAATCAATCGACTTTCTAAGTCCAACAGCAAGCTATTTTACAATGCCACCGCGCAGAGGCTAGGATCTATGTAGAATCTGCTTGCTAGATCAAGATTTAGCGCAACTGTATAAGTCACGAAGGACGAATGCAACATAGTCGTAAGCTCCTCGAGGACATTGCCAGTTCCGCGAGAAACGCGATATACCTAGAAAAGAGTTACGATCTAACTTCGGGATCACGATCTCGAGACACAGATCCTAGGAGTAGTCGAAGTAATATGCAAATAAATGATCCAAGCAGAGATCAGGCCTCCGTCGAAGCAGGGTATGCCAGTGTTGGTCGACTTCAACATCTTCGTGGCGGACATCAACTCCATCAATGTCGAGGACATGGACTTCCGGTAAGACACATTCCAGAATAATGCGTGCTAAATTTTAGCCCAGTTTCCTGTTTATTCATTAGGTTGTTCAATACGAAATCTCGGATTTCAAATCGTTTGGGACTTGATTGTTCAAATGGTTTTTCGATTGAATGAATCGccaattaatattttatgtgaATTACAACAGAGACGGAATGAATAATGatgataaaatttttatttcaaaaactaTACAAACTGCAAGTCAAAAGCAAAATTACTAAAATTGTTGAGGTAGTCTGAGTCACGAGGACCTTGAATCTTTAAAATgggtaaaaattagtaaaattaaAAACTGTGGAAAAGATTTTTATATTGAAGATATAGTAATTGTAAAGATTTACTAGAATAAGATACAGaagtcataatagctgtccatcTCGATCTTATGTCTCAAGTGTAAATTAGTAGAAATTGtgtggacagctattatgacgCCAGATatgtaaaattattaataaaaattgcaaaatagagTGGACATGTTCGTCCGCGAGAGCTGGATAGAGTCTCGACTAGACATGCCAGAAGACATCTTTGAGGAGGGCGATGATTATGTCACCTTACCACCAGACTTCTTTGACAGCTTATGGCAACCGGACCTGTACTTCCTGAACGCAAAAGTTTCTGGTCAGTTTTAGCCTCTAAATGTCATCCTTTTCTTCCTAGAGACGACTATGTCCGTCTTTATACAAGTATAGTAATCACAGTCGTAAACTGACGCGTTTATCCAGCTATTAAACTAGCTAATTATGTAATTAATTATACAGTAATTATATAGTTGCGTACGAACGTAAAGAACACGGTGGTAATTTAGACAAGTAATTAATGAACCTTCAGTACACTGTGATTAGGTTTGCACTGACTATTTTCAGAGATAGCAGCTCTAAATCACAAATTCTCCTCGGTGACGCTCTACAGGAACAAGACTGTCAAGTATTCGGCGCGAATGCACGCTATCATCGCCTGCCAGATGGAATTCCAGCTGTACCCGATGGACATTCAAATATGCCCTATCTACATAGAAAGCTGTGAGTAGCAACAACGAAACCGAAACTCGCATTTAAACTTGCTACCATCGTACACGCAGTACGGTACTCCATCTCGCTCCTGTCACCTTGAAGTCACTTTTTTTGTCTACAAATTGCAATatcaagaattaaaaaattttactttgatGAAATGTCCAAGTCACCTCGACCTTTTTTAATGTCACCAAGTAACTTCATCTGCATAGCATTGCAAGCGAAGTCACAATGAACTCAATGACCTAATATACTATGACCTTGAAGTGACCTCGAGGTCGGCTGCACGAAGCATCGACTATAATTTGTGGTACCTTATTGTAATCAGTGTGTTGGCAATAATATTGCAACCATGGAATGACTTGCCTGCAATTTTCAACAACTTTCCCTTTTCcccaaaaaattctaaaattttacCCTTTATGTTACAAATAGACAGTagatctgtatgcaaaacaaGAATTGTTGGCATTAATTGCAAAACGTAGGAACGAAATCAGAATTTACTGCTCTCTCCAGTGGTTTTAGTAGGTCGTAAGAACTGTGTTgatattttcaaatgtttttaatCTTTCTAATGTCTGGAACCACAAGCCTTgctataaaagcataaaatccgcagtctagttataaatcGGTCCACTAAAGTTCGCATTCGCATAATCTGTCCGCCACCTTCGATCAGCATTATCAAACAACGCCAGATTGGCCAGAACCCCTGCATTAATTCCGAAAACCGCGTTAACCGCGACAGTTTCCTATCACAAACAGAAGTTGCGCTTGAGATGGGGCGCGGGCGACGTGACAGTCAATCCAGAATTGAAGCTGTTACAGTACGACATCGGAAAACCCATGGTCTCGGAGGAAACAGTCGACTACATGCTGGAGAAAAGCGGTACCGTGCCTATTCCAATACCTAGCACCTTGAAGACCCTACGAAAAGCATGATCTTCTATGATCTTACAGGAAATTTCTCTCGGTTGGTCGTTTACTTCCGTTTTGAGAGGCAGATAGGACATCATCTGATACAGACGTTTGCACCGTCGACTCTGGTGGTGATGCTGTCCTGGTTCAGCTTCTGGTTAGGGTTGGATGCTATACCTGGAAGGGTGGCTCTGTTGGTGACCAGTATGCTCACCTTGGTCACCATGTTCACCGGTCTGAAGAGCGACATTCCACCTGTAGCTTATGTGAAAGTACGTTTTCCCATCATGGCCTTTTAGCATGGGTTCAAGACCTCTTAGTCGGGGATCAAAAGAGCGATGAGTAGAAACAAACGTGATAATCTACAACATTTTTAAGGCTTAGACAAAAATGTTGGGGTCTATAAAGACTTGGACTCTGTTGAAGATTCCGAGGAACCTGATTGTAAAATTGATTAatgaacattaattaatatactcAGGCACTGGATGTTTGGATGGCAGGCTGCATGATGTTCGTATTCGCTGCGTTAGGTGAATTCGTGGTGGTGAAGGTGCTCGACTTGCAGCATCAGTTGGAATACGATTTACAGACATCAGTAATGTCTCGGCATTACCCAACAGTTTGTATAATAGTTTTTAATACCAAGGTTCTCTAATACTATTAATACCATACCGTATTTGAGTCATTCATTATcatcataaaaatatattacgtAGTTGTCTTGCTCGCAAAAAGAACTTAGTGTTGACCAATTATAATATTCCTGATATTCTTGCTCTGATCGACAATGTTTCATGTCTGTGTTATTTTTCAGCGACTAATCACGA
It contains:
- the Alka gene encoding glycine receptor subunit alpha alkaliphile isoform X5, producing MMKNAVLTVLCYSWLNLFTEVRSNASSLSDDSKDSTIKTGIVLPEHYVKAEIRPPSKQGMPVLVDFNIFVADINSINVEDMDFRVDMFVRESWIESRLDMPEDIFEEGDDYVTLPPDFFDSLWQPDLYFLNAKVSEIAALNHKFSSVTLYRNKTVKYSARMHAIIACQMEFQLYPMDIQICPIYIESFSYHKQKLRLRWGAGDVTVNPELKLLQYDIGKPMVSEETVDYMLEKSGNFSRLVVYFRFERQIGHHLIQTFAPSTLVVMLSWFSFWLGLDAIPGRVALLVTSMLTLVTMFTGLKSDIPPVAYVKALDVWMAGCMMFVFAALGEFVVVKVLDLQHQLEYDLQTSVMSRHYPTVCIIVFNTKVL
- the Alka gene encoding glycine receptor subunit alpha alkaliphile isoform X2, with the translated sequence MMKNAVLTVLCYSWLNLFTEVRSNASSLSDDSKDSTIKTGIVLPEHYVKAEIRPPSKQGMPVLVDFNIFVADINSINVEDMDFRVDMFVRESWIESRLDMPEDIFEEGDDYVTLPPDFFDSLWQPDLYFLNAKVSEIAALNHKFSSVTLYRNKTVKYSARMHAIIACQMEFQLYPMDIQICPIYIESFSYHKQKLRLRWGAGDVTVNPELKLLQYDIGKPMVSEETVDYMLEKSGNFSRLVVYFRFERQIGHHLIQTFAPSTLVVMLSWFSFWLGLDAIPGRVALLVTSMLTLVTMFTGLKSDIPPVAYVKALDVWMAGCMMFVFAALGEFVVVKVLDLQHQLEYDLQTSVMSRHYPTRLITIEKSQNVWDYDSPYIPKTKKKRACSRHLLQSAWLDSEYQIIRVHKTRSQIIDNYSRIGFPILFLLFSILYWPILLLKKAS
- the Alka gene encoding glycine receptor subunit alpha alkaliphile isoform X3, which gives rise to MMKNAVLTVLCYSWLNLFTEVRSNASSLSDDSKDSTIKTGIVLPEHYVKEIRPPSKQGMPVLVDFNIFVADINSINVEDMDFRVDMFVRESWIESRLDMPEDIFEEGDDYVTLPPDFFDSLWQPDLYFLNAKVSEIAALNHKFSSVTLYRNKTVKYSARMHAIIACQMEFQLYPMDIQICPIYIESFSYHKQKLRLRWGAGDVTVNPELKLLQYDIGKPMVSEETVDYMLEKSGNFSRLVVYFRFERQIGHHLIQTFAPSTLVVMLSWFSFWLGLDAIPGRVALLVTSMLTLVTMFTGLKSDIPPVAYVKALDVWMAGCMMFVFAALGEFVVVKVLDLQHQLEYDLQTSVMSRHYPTRLITIEKSQNVWDYDSPYIPKTKKKRACSRHLLQSAWLDSEYQIIRVHKTRSQIIDNYSRIGFPILFLLFSILYWPILLLKKAS
- the Alka gene encoding glycine receptor subunit alpha alkaliphile isoform X1, with product MMKNAVLTVLCYSWLNLFTEVRSNASSLSDDSKDSTIKTGIVLPEHYVKEIRPPSKQGMPVLVDFNIFVADINSINVEDMDFRVDMFVRESWIESRLDMPEDIFEEGDDYVTLPPDFFDSLWQPDLYFLNAKVSEIAALNHKFSSVTLYRNKTVKYSARMHAIIACQMEFQLYPMDIQICPIYIESFSYHKQKLRLRWGAGDVTVNPELKLLQYDIGKPMVSEETVDYMLEKSGNFSRLVVYFRFERQIGHHLIQTFAPSTLVVMLSWFSFWLGLDAIPGRVALLVTSMLTLVTMFTGLKSDIPPVAYVKALDVWMAGCMMFVFAALGEFVVVKVLDLQHQLEYDLQTSVMSRHYPTVCIIVFNTKRLITIEKSQNVWDYDSPYIPKTKKKRACSRHLLQSAWLDSEYQIIRVHKTRSQIIDNYSRIGFPILFLLFSILYWPILLLKKAS
- the Alka gene encoding glycine receptor subunit alpha alkaliphile isoform X4 produces the protein MQHSQIRPPSKQGMPVLVDFNIFVADINSINVEDMDFRVDMFVRESWIESRLDMPEDIFEEGDDYVTLPPDFFDSLWQPDLYFLNAKVSEIAALNHKFSSVTLYRNKTVKYSARMHAIIACQMEFQLYPMDIQICPIYIESFSYHKQKLRLRWGAGDVTVNPELKLLQYDIGKPMVSEETVDYMLEKSGNFSRLVVYFRFERQIGHHLIQTFAPSTLVVMLSWFSFWLGLDAIPGRVALLVTSMLTLVTMFTGLKSDIPPVAYVKALDVWMAGCMMFVFAALGEFVVVKVLDLQHQLEYDLQTSVMSRHYPTVCIIVFNTKRLITIEKSQNVWDYDSPYIPKTKKKRACSRHLLQSAWLDSEYQIIRVHKTRSQIIDNYSRIGFPILFLLFSILYWPILLLKKAS